The region GATAAAGCCCTGGCGCAGCGGCAGGCGAAAATAGATGCCGCCGTAAACAAAAAGGCTGACGTGATTACCGAACCGCAAAGCACCGCCCAGTCGCCGGATATGGCGATCCCGTTTGGCGTCAAATTTTCCGGTTACGCTCGCTATGGTGCGCAGTTCCAGGGCGGCGATCAGAAATTCGTCGGCGTTGACGGTTCCTACAACGGCGCGTCCGCGCTGGGCCGCTTGGGCAACGAAGGCAATGGCGGCGAATTCCAGCTCTCTAAAGCGTTCAAAGGCGATAACGGCGCCATCTGGGATATCAATGTGATGATCGACCATTGGGGCGATGAGGTAAACCTCAAGAAAGCCTATGCCGGCGTCACCAATATTCTGGCCTCGAACCCGAACGCTTATCTGTGGGCCGGCCGCGATTTTCATCAGCGCCCCCAACAGGGCATCAACGACTATTTTTGGATGAATCACGACGGTCAGGGCGCGGGGGTGAAGAACTTTGATATCGGCGGCGTGCAGTTTGACGTCGCCGCCGTCGCTGCCGTTGAATCCTGCGATCCGAGAGTGGCGGAAGACGAAGCCAACCCGTCGCGTATCACCTGTACCGGCGGTTCCGGCACCGGCGATAAAGGCAACTATGCGCTGACCTCGAAAATTCACGGTATGAAGATCGGACCCTTGGATTTGGAACTGTACGCCAACTATGGCTTCGATTCGAAAGCGGTGGAAAGCGATAAGCGCCTGAAAGCCTGGCAGGGCGGCGTGGTGCTGAGCCATACCGGCGACAAAGGGGTAAATAAAGTCATCGCCCGTTACTCCGACCATGCGGATAACAGCGTCTACAACAAAACGGACGAGTTGACGACGGTTTACGCCAGCTTCGAGGGGAACTACAAGTTTACCCAACAGGCGCAGGTGGAATACCTGCTCGCCTTCCACGATTATTCCAACGACGCGGACGGCACGGACAATCGCCGCAACTACGGCGCGATTGTGCGGCCGATGTATTGGTGGAACGACGTGCATTCAACCTGGCTGGAAGCGGGCTACCAACGGGTAGACTACGACCAGGGCGGCGATAACCACGGTTGGAAACTCACGCTGTCGCAGAATATTTCGATTGCGATGGGGCCGGAGTTCCGCCCTATGCTGCGCTTCTACGTTACCGGCGGCGAGGTGGATAACAAACATACCGCCCGCGTGAACGGCACCGACGACGATACCCAGTTGGATTCGTTCAACGTCGGCGCAATGTGGGAAGCCTGGTTCTGATGACAGACCCGCGGGGTGGCTGCAGAGGCGGCCACCTCGTTGCCCGTCTATTTGCTGTCGATGAGCAGCAAGTTTCGTTGAATGAAATCGTCAATGTCTTCTTCCGCTTGTTTCAACGCTTGCGCAGAAGGCAGAGTGAAAAGATGTTCACCGTAACCAAACAGCATGGCGTCCAGCTGCCGCGCTACGCGTTGCGCATCAATGTGGCGAAACGTTTTTTCCTCCATGCCTGATTCGATGATATGAGTCAGCACCTGATGCCACTCGGCTAAAAAAGACTGCATCAGATCCGAGTAGGCTTCGTTATGTGTGGAAAGCAACCATAAGGAACCATACAGCTTCCTGGTGGGGTCAGGCGTTTCGGATATCATGCCATCAATAAATTCTTGCAGTTTCTGAGCGGCGGGTAGGGGCGCAATGAGAGTGCGGAATTCTTCCAGTTCGCGGTGCATGAAGTTTGTTAAGGCCTCGATGCACAGGGATTGCCAGTCTTTAAAATAGTGATAAATATGACTGCGAGAGATGCCTACGTACTCGGTAAGCTCGCGCGTGGTGACTTTCTCAATGCCTTTTTCTATAAACAGTTCCACAACGCCATGCAGAATTTTGTCTCTCATCAGCTCAGACTTGCCTTTCATCTCTTTCCTCCCATTGACTTTGAGCAATTGCTCAAATAGCATGACTTCATTGTTTTGAGCAACCGCTCTAATTTTAATTTTAACAGAAACAACCACAATGAACAGTCAAAACATTACGGCACCGCCCGTGGCTGGCAGCGCATCCAACACATTGAAATCACTGGCAAGACGCCACCGAAAAAAGTTGTTTTTTACCTTCCTGCTGGTTATTGCAGAGAACGTCATGTATCTGCTGTATCCGATGCTGGCCGGCATTTCCATTAATGCCATTTTGTCGGGGCAGATGTTAAACGCGATGCTGTATGGCGTGATGATCTTATTCATGTGGTGTCTTGGCGCTGCACGGCGAAGCGTTGATACACGCACCTTTGCCAGAATTTATGCCGCTTTGGCGGTATCTGTGGTCATGACGCAACGCAAAAACAGGCTCAACCCTTCAACCGTGGCCGCGCGCGTAGCGTTATCGAGAGAGTTCGTCGATTTCTTCGAGTTGCATTTGCCTACGCTTATCACGTCGCTGGCCGCCATGCTAGGGGCCGCCGTGATGCTGCTGGTCATTGAATTCTGGGCGGGTGTCGCTTGTCTGGTCATACTGACCTTTCTGGCCTGTTTCCTTTCCCGTTATGCCCATAAAAACGAAGTGCTGTACAACAAGCTTAATAACCGCCTTGAAAAAGAAGTGGATTTCGTTAATAAGGCCACCGTGCTTTCCCTCGAGAGGCATTATTCGACACTTGCCAAATTGCGCATACGGCTCTCCGATCGCGAAGCGTTGGGGTATTTGTCGATTGGTGCGCTTGTTGCCTTGTTGTTTAGCCTGACCATTGCATGGATGACTCAATCAGCGGGCATCACTGCCGGCCATATTTACTCGGTAATGACGTATATGTGGATGTTTGCCACCAGCCTTGATGATGGCCCGCAGCTATTGGAAAAATACTCAGAGCTTAAAGACATTGGTAAGCGGGTGAATACCGAGACCGGGGTGGGAGGTTAACGCTTTTCGGTTTTTTAACTATGAATGAAGAACATATACCGGGTCTCTAAATCGCTTTTAAATCAATATGGGTATCATTAAATGTCGCAGTTCTTTATTGAACGGCCAGTTTTTGCCTGGGTGATAGCACTATTCATTATTCTTGGCGGTATTTTGGCCATTCCCCAATTGCCGGTGGCCCAATATCCGGCCGTTGCACCGCCCAGCGTGACGATAACCGCTACCTATCCCGGGGCTGCGCCCGAGACGATGAACACCTCAGTGATCTCCCTTCTTGAACGTGAGATATCGGGGGTCGATAACCTGCTTTATTTTGAATCGTCCAGCGACACGTCGGGGACTGCGTCCATTACGGTGACGTTTAAACCCGGCACAGACATCAAACTCGCCCAGGTGGATATTCAGAACCAAATAAAGGTGGTTGAACCTCGCCTCCCGCAAGTGGTGCGCCAAAATGGCGTGAACGTTGAGGCCGCAAACTCGGGCTTTCTGATGATGGTGGGGTTGAAGTCACCTTCCAGACAATATCAGGAAGCCGATCTGAGCGATTATTTTGCCCGTAATGTCACTGATGAGCTGCGTCGGGTACCTGGGGTCGGTAAAGTCCAGTTATTTGGGGCAGAAAAGGCCATGCGTATCTGGCTGGACCCCGTCAAAATGTTCACTTATAAGCTGTCGGTTAATGATGTGACCACTGCGCTTAGCCAACAAAACCTTGTTGTTTCGCCGGGCAGCATTGGTGATGAGCCGGTGGTAACCGGGCAACGGGTGACTTATCCACTTAGGGTGAAAGGGCAGCTCTCTTCTCTGGCGGAATTTCGCAATATTACGATTAAAGCGAACGGCAATGGCTCGCGTTTAACGCTGGCGGATGTCGCTCGAGTGGAGTCAGGTCTGCAAAGCTATGCATTTGCGATCCGTGAGAATGGTTTGCCCGCGACGGCGGCTGCGATCCAGCTTGCTCCTGGCGCGAACGCCATCAGTACGGCAGCAGGGGTCCATGCGCGCCTTGCTGAACTCTCGGAAAACCTGCCGCAGGGGATGACGTTCTCTGTTCCTTTCGATACGGCACCGTTTGTCAAACTGTCGATCGAGAAAGTCGTCCAGACCTTCATTGAAGCGATGGTGCTGGTCTTCCTGGTGATGCTGCTTTTTCTGCACAAAATACGTTGCACTCTTATTCCCGCCATTGTGGCGCCGGTGGCGTTGCTGGGCACATTCACCATCATGCTGTTCAGTGGTTTTTCCATTAATGTCCTGACAATGTTCGGCATGGTATTGGCTATCGGCATTATTGTGGATGATGCGATCGTGGTTGTAGAGAATGTGGAGCGCCTGATGGAAGAAAAGGCGCTGTCGCCGAAACAGGCTACACGCGAGGCAATGAAGGAGATTACCCCCGCAATTGTCGGCATAACCCTGGTGTTGACTGCCGTATTTATCCCGATGGGTTTTGCCAGCGGCTCGGTCGGCGTCATTTACCGACAGTTTACGCTCTCGATGGCCGTGTCCATTCTGTTTTCAGCCTTTTTGGCCCTGACGCTGACACCGGCCCTCTGCGCGTCCTTATTGAAACCGCACAGCCAAAAAGAAGGCCCCGGCGGCAAATTTTCACGCGGGTTCAATCGCTATTTTAACGCCTTGTCCGTTCGTTATCAGTCAGGACTGAGATATGTGTTGAAGCGTACCGGGAGAACGATACTGCTTTATGTCGCTATTTGCGGCGCACTGCTGGTGGCCTTGCAAAACCTGCCTTCATCATTTTTACCGGAAGAGGATCAGGGCTATTTTATGTCATCGATTCAACTTCCTTCAGATGCCACTATGGCGCGGACGCGCGAAGTGGTGGAGCGCTTCGAAGCTACCATAGCGACGCGTCCGGTGATCGCGAACAATATCTCGATCCTCGGTTTTGGCTTTTCGGGATCGGGCCCCAATACGGCGCTGGCGTTTACCAC is a window of Serratia plymuthica DNA encoding:
- a CDS encoding ABC transporter six-transmembrane domain-containing protein produces the protein MNSQNITAPPVAGSASNTLKSLARRHRKKLFFTFLLVIAENVMYLLYPMLAGISINAILSGQMLNAMLYGVMILFMWCLGAARRSVDTRTFARIYAALAVSVVMTQRKNRLNPSTVAARVALSREFVDFFELHLPTLITSLAAMLGAAVMLLVIEFWAGVACLVILTFLACFLSRYAHKNEVLYNKLNNRLEKEVDFVNKATVLSLERHYSTLAKLRIRLSDREALGYLSIGALVALLFSLTIAWMTQSAGITAGHIYSVMTYMWMFATSLDDGPQLLEKYSELKDIGKRVNTETGVGG
- a CDS encoding carbohydrate porin, whose amino-acid sequence is MKIYNKLPTALAVMAALCSGSVLAQEFTQEQIDAIVAKAVDKALAQRQAKIDAAVNKKADVITEPQSTAQSPDMAIPFGVKFSGYARYGAQFQGGDQKFVGVDGSYNGASALGRLGNEGNGGEFQLSKAFKGDNGAIWDINVMIDHWGDEVNLKKAYAGVTNILASNPNAYLWAGRDFHQRPQQGINDYFWMNHDGQGAGVKNFDIGGVQFDVAAVAAVESCDPRVAEDEANPSRITCTGGSGTGDKGNYALTSKIHGMKIGPLDLELYANYGFDSKAVESDKRLKAWQGGVVLSHTGDKGVNKVIARYSDHADNSVYNKTDELTTVYASFEGNYKFTQQAQVEYLLAFHDYSNDADGTDNRRNYGAIVRPMYWWNDVHSTWLEAGYQRVDYDQGGDNHGWKLTLSQNISIAMGPEFRPMLRFYVTGGEVDNKHTARVNGTDDDTQLDSFNVGAMWEAWF
- a CDS encoding TetR/AcrR family transcriptional regulator → MKGKSELMRDKILHGVVELFIEKGIEKVTTRELTEYVGISRSHIYHYFKDWQSLCIEALTNFMHRELEEFRTLIAPLPAAQKLQEFIDGMISETPDPTRKLYGSLWLLSTHNEAYSDLMQSFLAEWHQVLTHIIESGMEEKTFRHIDAQRVARQLDAMLFGYGEHLFTLPSAQALKQAEEDIDDFIQRNLLLIDSK
- a CDS encoding multidrug efflux RND transporter permease subunit, which produces MSQFFIERPVFAWVIALFIILGGILAIPQLPVAQYPAVAPPSVTITATYPGAAPETMNTSVISLLEREISGVDNLLYFESSSDTSGTASITVTFKPGTDIKLAQVDIQNQIKVVEPRLPQVVRQNGVNVEAANSGFLMMVGLKSPSRQYQEADLSDYFARNVTDELRRVPGVGKVQLFGAEKAMRIWLDPVKMFTYKLSVNDVTTALSQQNLVVSPGSIGDEPVVTGQRVTYPLRVKGQLSSLAEFRNITIKANGNGSRLTLADVARVESGLQSYAFAIRENGLPATAAAIQLAPGANAISTAAGVHARLAELSENLPQGMTFSVPFDTAPFVKLSIEKVVQTFIEAMVLVFLVMLLFLHKIRCTLIPAIVAPVALLGTFTIMLFSGFSINVLTMFGMVLAIGIIVDDAIVVVENVERLMEEKALSPKQATREAMKEITPAIVGITLVLTAVFIPMGFASGSVGVIYRQFTLSMAVSILFSAFLALTLTPALCASLLKPHSQKEGPGGKFSRGFNRYFNALSVRYQSGLRYVLKRTGRTILLYVAICGALLVALQNLPSSFLPEEDQGYFMSSIQLPSDATMARTREVVERFEATIATRPVIANNISILGFGFSGSGPNTALAFTTLKDWQYRNGETAQDEADFVQATLSSVPDAATLSLLPPAISDMGTSSGFTLYIEDRAGKGYSALRQATEKLVELANQRWILMDVYIDGLAEGISVSLNVDREKAEAFGVSFDDISQAISAASGSYYVNDYTDNGRVQQVIVQADTAYRMQLTDLLKVSVKNKTGDMVPLSAFVTAAWTQTPRQLNRYQGYPALKVTGSAAPGESSGAAMAEMERLASELPQGFKAEWAGSSLQEKESTAQLPMLILLSILVVFMVLAALYESWSTPLAVMLVVPLGLAGAVCAVIVAGMPNDVFFRVGMITIIGLSAKNAILIVEFARQLRAQGMDIIAATLLAAKQRLRPIMMTSLAFTLGVVPLMLATGASDKTQHAIGTGVFGGMISGTLLAIFFVPVFYISVMRLFEKK